The proteins below are encoded in one region of Gemmatimonadaceae bacterium:
- a CDS encoding pyridoxal phosphate-dependent aminotransferase translates to MSATRIADLHHAERSAGVSATERVRALGTETAFAVAAAARRVQASGRDVALLHIGEPGIPTPPHIVEAGIRALRDGLTGYVAPVGIPELRGAIADAVGARGVPCAAENVVVTSGAKPLMLYTLLALVDAGDEVLVPDPGFPIYESVARLGGARPVPYRVQPGPDGIDVSELAAAIGPRTRLLVLNAPHNPTGALISPSSLDAIAELVLEHDLVVLSDEVYGRLVFSGRHESIASRPGLAGRTVLVDSFSKTYAMTGWRLGFAVMPAPLVEHVATLIINNTSCAPPFVQHAGIAALTGSQQCVEDLVARLRGTRDALVRGLAGIDGVRVTEPVAAFYAFPDVSPLLERSGLSVDEAAAVLLERHGVAALAGTGFGAGGDRHLRLSYATAPERIETAVVRIRAWAADLSSIS, encoded by the coding sequence ATGAGTGCAACCAGGATTGCGGATCTGCATCACGCTGAGCGGAGTGCCGGCGTATCGGCCACCGAGCGCGTGCGCGCCCTCGGCACCGAAACCGCGTTCGCGGTGGCGGCCGCCGCGCGCCGCGTCCAGGCATCCGGCCGCGACGTCGCGCTGCTGCACATCGGCGAGCCCGGCATTCCGACGCCGCCGCACATCGTCGAAGCGGGGATCCGCGCGCTGCGCGACGGGCTCACCGGATACGTTGCGCCCGTGGGCATCCCGGAGCTGCGCGGCGCGATCGCCGACGCGGTTGGCGCGCGCGGCGTGCCGTGCGCGGCCGAGAACGTGGTGGTCACGTCGGGCGCCAAGCCGCTGATGCTGTACACCCTGCTCGCACTCGTCGACGCCGGAGACGAGGTGCTGGTGCCGGACCCGGGCTTCCCCATCTACGAGTCGGTCGCGCGGTTAGGCGGCGCGCGGCCGGTACCGTACCGCGTGCAACCCGGGCCCGACGGCATCGACGTGTCCGAGCTCGCCGCGGCCATCGGGCCGCGCACGCGGCTCCTCGTGCTCAATGCGCCGCACAACCCCACGGGCGCGCTCATCTCGCCGTCGTCGCTCGACGCCATCGCCGAGCTCGTGCTCGAGCACGATCTGGTCGTGCTGTCCGACGAAGTGTACGGCCGACTCGTATTTTCGGGCCGGCACGAGAGTATCGCATCGCGGCCGGGCCTCGCCGGCCGCACGGTGCTCGTGGACAGCTTCTCCAAGACGTACGCGATGACCGGGTGGCGGTTAGGCTTCGCGGTAATGCCGGCGCCGTTGGTCGAGCACGTCGCGACGCTCATCATCAACAACACGTCGTGCGCGCCGCCGTTCGTGCAGCACGCGGGCATCGCGGCGCTCACGGGCTCGCAGCAGTGCGTCGAGGATCTCGTCGCACGTCTGCGCGGAACCCGCGACGCCCTCGTGCGCGGCCTCGCCGGCATCGATGGGGTGCGCGTCACCGAACCCGTCGCCGCGTTCTACGCGTTCCCCGATGTCTCGCCCTTGCTCGAGCGCTCGGGGCTTTCGGTGGACGAGGCCGCGGCTGTGCTGCTCGAGCGGCACGGCGTGGCGGCGCTCGCCGGCACGGGGTTCGGCGCCGGCGGCGACCGGCATCTCCGACTTTCGTACGCGACGGCGCCCGAACGCATCGAGACGGCCGTGGTCCGCATCCGCGCGTGGGCCGCGGATCTCTCTTCGATCTCCTGA
- the panB gene encoding 3-methyl-2-oxobutanoate hydroxymethyltransferase — translation MGDTKVTLATLAALKARGEKAVFITAYDYPTATFVDRAGVDMILVGDSAAMTMLGMPNTLGVGMDEMLVFVRAVCRGARRAFVVGDLPFLSYQPSDETAVRSAGAFVAAGCDAVKCEGGRRVVSRVRAMTDAGIAVMGHLGLTPQSLAQLGGYRVQGKTLEAVQRIADDAAALEDAGAFAVLLEAMPAEAAALVADRLGILVYGIGAGPHVDGQLVISHDIFGNFVGEIRPRFVKRYADIGRDLERAAREYASDVRAGRFPADEHCYAIAPDCEAEIRAARRTPAPAPAPVELPFARVLP, via the coding sequence ATGGGCGACACCAAGGTGACCCTGGCGACGCTCGCCGCGCTCAAAGCGCGCGGCGAGAAGGCGGTGTTCATCACCGCATACGACTACCCGACGGCGACGTTCGTCGACCGCGCCGGCGTGGACATGATCCTCGTGGGCGACTCGGCCGCCATGACGATGCTCGGCATGCCGAACACGTTAGGCGTGGGCATGGACGAGATGCTGGTGTTCGTGCGCGCCGTGTGCCGCGGCGCGCGGCGCGCGTTCGTCGTGGGCGACCTGCCGTTCCTGTCGTATCAACCGTCCGACGAGACCGCCGTCCGCAGCGCCGGCGCGTTCGTTGCCGCGGGATGCGACGCCGTGAAATGCGAAGGCGGCCGCCGCGTCGTGTCCCGGGTGCGTGCGATGACCGATGCCGGGATTGCCGTGATGGGGCACCTCGGCCTAACGCCGCAGAGCCTCGCCCAACTGGGCGGCTACCGCGTGCAGGGCAAGACGCTCGAGGCCGTGCAGCGCATCGCCGACGACGCCGCGGCGCTCGAGGATGCCGGTGCGTTCGCGGTCCTGCTCGAGGCGATGCCGGCCGAGGCGGCGGCGCTCGTCGCCGACCGGCTCGGGATTCTCGTGTACGGCATCGGCGCCGGACCGCACGTCGACGGTCAGTTAGTCATCTCCCACGACATCTTCGGCAATTTCGTGGGCGAGATCCGGCCCCGCTTCGTCAAGCGCTACGCCGATATTGGCCGAGATCTCGAGCGCGCGGCACGCGAGTACGCATCCGACGTGCGCGCCGGACGCTTTCCGGCCGACGAACACTGCTACGCCATCGCGCCCGACTGTGAAGCGGAGATCCGCGCCGCGCGGCGTACGCCGGCGCCGGCGCCGGCGCCCGTCGAGCTTCCCTTTGCCCGAGTCCTGCCATGA
- the thrC gene encoding threonine synthase, which yields MTLSLSPQPAATAARSSLGVVPLVCRNCGAAHDAAPVAICDQCLGPLEPVYDPARALPDRATIAARGASLWRYREWLPITGEPLYSPDTGCTPLVEAPRLARRLGIARAWVKNDTVSHPSLSFKDRVVTTAINAAAAFGIRTIGCASTGNLANAVAAHAARAGLEAWIFIPHDLELGKVAATAIFAPRLVRVRGTYDDVNRLCAQAADRFGWGIVNVNLRAYYGEGSKTMAFEIAEQLGWRLPSAVIAPMAGGSLVTKLRKGFGEFLDAGLVQGALPRIFGAQASGCAPIARLVERGNDELVPEIPRTIARSIAIGNPPDGRSAARIIRDTGGWAEHVSDEELVAGIHTLAEDCGIFAETAGGTTVAGALALARAGRLEPDDELVLCITGHGLKTLEALGDVAASAPVIEPRLRDVAALAARAETQSAS from the coding sequence ATGACGCTGTCCCTGAGTCCACAACCGGCCGCGACCGCGGCTCGCTCGTCGTTGGGCGTGGTGCCGCTCGTCTGCCGCAATTGCGGCGCGGCGCACGACGCGGCGCCGGTGGCCATCTGCGACCAATGTCTCGGTCCGCTGGAACCCGTGTACGATCCGGCGCGCGCGTTGCCGGACCGCGCGACCATCGCAGCGCGCGGCGCGTCGCTCTGGCGCTACCGCGAATGGCTGCCGATCACCGGCGAGCCGCTGTACTCGCCGGACACGGGCTGCACGCCGCTCGTCGAGGCGCCGCGCCTCGCCCGCCGGTTAGGCATCGCCCGCGCGTGGGTCAAGAACGACACGGTCTCGCACCCCTCCCTGTCGTTCAAGGACCGCGTGGTCACGACGGCCATCAACGCGGCGGCCGCGTTCGGCATCCGGACGATCGGGTGCGCATCCACCGGCAACCTCGCCAACGCCGTCGCCGCGCACGCAGCCCGCGCGGGACTCGAGGCATGGATCTTCATTCCGCACGATCTCGAGTTAGGCAAAGTGGCCGCCACCGCGATCTTCGCGCCGCGCCTCGTGCGCGTGCGGGGCACGTACGACGATGTGAACCGCCTCTGCGCCCAGGCCGCCGATCGATTCGGCTGGGGCATCGTGAACGTGAACCTCCGCGCCTACTACGGCGAAGGGTCCAAGACCATGGCCTTCGAGATCGCGGAGCAGCTCGGCTGGCGCTTGCCGTCCGCGGTGATCGCACCGATGGCCGGCGGCTCGCTCGTCACCAAGCTGCGCAAAGGCTTCGGCGAATTCCTCGATGCCGGTCTCGTGCAGGGCGCGCTGCCGCGCATTTTCGGCGCGCAGGCATCGGGGTGCGCGCCGATCGCGCGCCTGGTCGAGCGCGGCAACGACGAGCTGGTGCCCGAAATTCCGCGGACGATCGCACGGTCGATCGCCATCGGCAATCCGCCGGACGGTCGCTCGGCGGCGCGCATCATTCGCGACACCGGCGGTTGGGCGGAGCATGTGAGCGACGAAGAGCTGGTGGCCGGCATTCACACGCTGGCCGAGGACTGCGGCATCTTCGCCGAGACGGCCGGCGGCACCACGGTGGCCGGCGCGCTGGCGCTCGCCCGCGCCGGCCGGCTCGAGCCCGACGACGAGCTCGTGCTCTGCATCACCGGACACGGCCTCAAGACGCTGGAAGCGTTAGGCGACGTCGCCGCGTCGGCGCCGGTGATCGAACCGCGTCTGCGCGACGTCGCCGCGCTCGCGGCTCGAGCGGAAACCCAGAGCGCGTCGTGA